The Chitinophaga pinensis DSM 2588 region ACAAATGGACTGATCTTCGCCTCAAACGGGCAATGGAGAGTTGGGACAGTAATTTGTCGCATAAAAATGGATTTTAAAATGAGAGGAGAAAAAACTAATTCAGACAAAAATGTAATGCGATGATGCGACATCTCCGCAGGTAAACCGGCAGAGAATATGGAGAATAAGTGTTTATGCTGTTATCGGGGGATGAAAACAGGCAACAATGGAACAAAAAGGACAATAAGTACGGTAATGACGATTATAACAGCGCAGGGCTGTTCAGGTATTTGCTCAACGTGATATTCAGCAGCTTAAAGTCAATGGGTTTGATCAGGTAAGCAGTGGCGCCGGCTTCCAGCGTGGCGACTTTGTCTTCTTCGAATACATCACCGGAAATGACGATCACCGGTACACGCTGTAACAGCGCTGCGCTTCTTACATAAGTGAGGATTTCCTCTGCATCCATATCAGGCAGATGCCTGTCGGCAAGAATGATGTCAGGAATAAAATGCTGTAGCAATTCCAGGCTTTCCATACCTGTACCGGAAGATGCTACTTCGCAGCCTAAGCGGCTCAGGTATTTCGTCAGATAGATACGGCTCATATCATCATCTTCAATGATCATTACTTTTACCCCCGCATAAAGCGATTCATCTGCGCGCGTTTCTTCCAGTGCTGTCTGTACCGGCATGGCACAGGCCTGCAGCGGGAAGTTAAAACTGAAAATGGTTCCTATTCCGACTACGCTTTCCACAGATATCATTCCGCCCAGTAAGGTAGCCAGGTGCTGCGCAATATGAAGGCCCAAACCTGTACCGCCGGAAAAGCTGTTCCATTCGGTAATAAAAGGGTCAAAGATGGGGGCTATTTTCTCACTGCTGATGCCTGCTCCCTGGTCTCTTACACTAATGCGGCATTGATCGTTCTCTACGTTGGCAGACAAGGTAACGGTGCTGTTATTCGCGGTAAATTTCACCGCATTAAACAGCAGATTATTGATGATCTGTGTCAGCTTGATTTTGTCACTCACCAGGTGGGAGGGCAGTTGTCGTCTGTTGTAATCCAGTACAATACGCACGCCTTTTGTTTTAGCGATGTATTGTCCGGTACCTACGATATTCTCCAGCAGATCCCTGATGGCAAATGCTTCGTTGTGTACTTCATGTAATTTACCAGCTTCTATCCGCGAGAGTTCCAGTACATTGTTGATGACGTCCAGTGCCTGGTGACTGGCCGCACAAAGATGTTCTGCATGTTTGATATAGGCAGTGTCATTATTCCGTTCTGCATCCATTAATAACAGCTGACTGATAGAGTGGATGGCATTAAGTGGTACGCGGATCTCATGATTGGTTTCGCGGAGGAAAATACTTTTATAATGATTGGCTTTTTCCAGTTCGCCGGTCCTGTTTTGTACCTGCTGTTCCAGGTTTTCCGCATGTTGCTGCTGCGCTTTCAATAAGGCATCATTGTGTTTGACATAAAACATGATGATGAGAATATTCAGCGATACAATGACCATAATAGCGGAATAATGGATCACGACATGGGTGAGTGGATTGAAATCGTAAGGAGGAATGATACCGGAAAAACGGTTCACTTCCAGCAATACCAATGTAATGAGCGCTACCACGATACAGGTGGTACGGAATAATTTATCTTTTACAATGAGGAGAGAGGTGCCAATGAGGAATATGGCCAGCAGACTGGCTTCCACAACGTTTGCAAGTATACAGCCGAAATACAGGGTAGCTGCATTATGTATCATCTGCAAATAGAAAGCAGAGATATCATACTTCCGTTGTTTGTTGAGATATATGACATAGAAACACGCGCTTCCTTCCACTAATGTGCCAAGAAAGATGCTGAGTTTACCCGAGATGATATAGAATAATGTCCCAAAGAAAAAAGCCATAACACCTGTAACACAGGCGAGTATGTTTACTTTGATGATTCGGCTCCTTTCATTCAGTTCAATGTTGTCTGCACCGGTCAGGGTAATCGCTCTAAATATCCCCATTGTTATCATTCGCGTTGGGTTTAAAGGAATTGCTTCCGGGGTTGTTAGTGTTGTTATAGGTTCGAGATATAGAAAGTTGTCCTGATTAGTTATGTCTGCTGATTCAGCCACAATATAGACATTTACTCCCAAAAAAGAACAAAAGGGAAGCCCCCCTGCCGATATTGGAACATATCGACAGGAGGGCTTCTCCTACAACAAATTATCTTTTCTCTATACGTTATTTAAAATCAGCATCTGTGAGACCGCTGTTCACTTTAATATCGTCTACCTTGAAATCAACTTGTTGTCCGCTAATGGTATTTTTCAGCAGGAATGGGAATTTCACGCCACCTACTTCTTTATACTCGCTGGTTTCAATAGCACCGGTGATCTGGTCGCCATTGTAACTGATCTTTTTTGAAAGCAATCCGGTTGCTACATCGTAGTACAGTTCAGTCCGGGTTGTTTCATCTTCTTTTACAGTTACCAGGTAGTTGTCTTTACCATTATCGTCGGTAACGATTTCAGGAGACAGTTGCATATCAACGCCACCTTTCAGGTAGTCCAGTTCAGGAATCAGCACCATGTTTGCTTTTACGCGTTCTTTTGCTGCTGCATCCAAAGGTACCGGAGTACCCATCTGGATAGCGGTAATGCTGTCGCCGTTGATAATTAGTTTGCTGGCGTGTACGTTCATCATCGGGATGAATACGTCCAGCAGGTATTTGTTAGGTGATTTGATCTTCTTGGTCATCTTGATATCGGTACCCTGTACGGATCCGGTAGCAGAGATGGTCTGGTCTTTAATCGCCTGGATTTTATCAGTACCGCCGATCGCCTGTAAGTATTTTTTCAGTACTTCATTGGCAGTCAGACCGGCTGGCGCTTTCTTGCTGGAGCCGCTCCATACGTTATTGGATGGATCAACGTCAGGGAATGCCTTATCCGGATCGATCACTACTTTGGTCAGTTTGGAATCTGACTCAAATTTGAAGGTCCAGGTACCGCCACGTTGCCATACTTCTGCCGGCAGTTTTACGGTGTCCGTTTTACCTTTGCTGTCAGTGATGGCCAGGATAACCGGTAATGCCATCTGCTCCAGGTTTTCCACCGTGATCAGTGCTCCTTTAGAAGGATCGTTGCTCACGTATTTTACATCTTTCACTGCCTGGTCCAATTTCCAGGAATTCAGGTACCAACCTCTCCAGAACCAGCTCAGGTCTTCACCTGCCACGTTTTCCATCGTGCGGAAGAAATCCCATGGTGTCGGATGTTTGAATGCCCAACGATCGATGTAGGTACGGAAGGCATATTCGAAGCGCTCTTTACCCAGGATATAATCACGCAGGATCATCAGACCCATTGAAGGTTTGTAGTAAGCTGCGATACCCAGGTAGCTGCTCTGGATTACGTCCGGAGTACTCATGATCGGATCTCCGCTCATCGCACGGCCCATAGATTGTCCCTGCTGCTTCTGATAGTATTCACCGTTATTGAATGCTTTGCTGGAACCATCATTGATGAACGTGTTGAAACCTTCATCCATCCAGGCATATTTTCTTTCGTTTGAACCAACGATCATCGGGAACCAGTTGTGACCGAATTCGTGATCGGTTACACCCCATAAGCCGCCGCCGGTGCTCCTGTAGGAACAGAATACGATACCGGGATATTCCATACCACCTACGATACCTGCTACGTTAGTCGCTACCGGATAGGTGTATTCAAACCATTGTTTCGAATAGAACTCAATGGAGCCTTTTACGTACTCGGTAGAACGCTGCCAGCCATTGCTGGTCTGGATACTTTCTACAGGGTATACGGACTGCGCCAGGCATTTCTTGCCGCTTGGCAGGTTAATGCGGGCAGCATCCCAGATGAACGCGGTAGAAGCCGCCCAGGACACGTCGCGTGCATTTTTGCACTGGAAATGCCAGGACTGCATACCTGTACCTGGTTTTGCAGCAGCTACTTCTGCGCTATCCTTGATCATTACGGTCTGGTCGCTGTTACGCGCCTTCGCCAGCTGTGCCTGTTGTTTTGCGGTCAGTACCTGCGCTTCGTTAACGAGTGCACCGGATCCAGCTACCACCATACCGGCAGGCGCTGTCACGGTATAATCGAAGTCGCCATACTCCAGGTAGAACTCCGCAGCACCCTGATAAGGGATAGAGTTCCAGCCCAGTACGTCGTCGTACACTTCCATACGCGGGTACCACTGCGCGATCTCATATACCCAGCCGTATTTCGTTTTCAGACGGCCGGTACGGTCAGTACCGTACTGTGGCACTTCGTACGCGTAGTCCACGTATATTTTCGCCACGCCGCCCTCTGCTTTCAGGGCTTCCGGCAGGATCACCTGCATACGTGTGTCGGTAACAGTGTATTTTACTTCGGTTTTCTTTCCGCCGATAGCAACGCTTACAGACTTGATTTTGTAACCTTCTGTATAACTACGGTTGGCAAAACGGCCACCTGTAACAACGCTGGTAGCAGCTCCTCTGGAATCTTCCTTATAAATATTCTGGTCCATCTGCAGCCATACGAAAGGTAACTTGTCCGGGCTGCTGTTTTTGTAGGTGATGGCAACGGAACCATCTATGCGGTGACTGGCAGTGTCCAGTACAACATTGATCGTATAGTCCGCCCGGTTCTGCCAGTATTTATGGCCAGGGGCGCCGGATGCACTGCGATACTCGTTACCGTTGGCAGGGTAAAACAGGGGGCCGAAAACTTCATGCTGATCGTACTTCGAAGTAGCGGTCTGTCCCACAGCGACGTTCCCGAGGGAAGCCAGCAGGACGCCTGAACAAAGCAGGATTTTGTTGATTGTCATTAGCGTTTCAATTTGGAAATAGCCATAAATATAACAAAAGCGCTTTAAGCACAAAGCCGAAAAAAGGATAAAGGGTTTCATTTTGGGTGGGAGTCCGACACACATTTAAAAATTATTATATCTTTACGGCTAGAACGATACTTTAACCTATGAAATACTTACGGACGGGCATGGGCCTGTTTTTCCTGCTATTTGCCAGTCAGACATACGCACAGACGCCCGCACAAGCCCCTTCTGTACAGCTTAGCGCCACATTTCCGGAACCCGGAGAAGGTTTTGATAAAATCCTGCTATTACCCAACGGGAATACCTGTTACCTGCATTTTGACAAGAAACAGGGGATTGTAGCCAGTCTGTACGACGCACAGCGCGCTCCGCTGGCGACAGAAGCGGTAAAAGGTCAGCTGTGGGATGCTTCCGGTTTGAATGACACGGAAATTGACGGCCTTTTCGTTATCAATGACCAGGTGGTGATCTTCCTGCAACAGCTGGTAAAGTATAAGCCGAATCTGTATCGTCTTGTACTGGACGGCAGCAACGGCAAACTGGTAAAAGAAGATAAACTGGGTGAACTGCCCACCGTATTGCATAGGGATGTAGCCGTACAGGAGAACTTCGCTTCACACGATTTTCATGTATCTGTTGATGCCGCTACCGGCTATTACGCCGTAGCCGCTTTTGCCGGTGGCGAATTACAACGGAAGGAATCTCCGGCTGAAAGAGTACAGATCTCTCATTACGGCCCTGATCATCAGCTGATCAGACAGCGTTATTTCACTGTTGCTGAAAATGACTATCCTTACCTTGCTTACCTGGATATGCTGGTAAGTGGTAGCGATAAAATATACCTGGCTACTGCTGCCCTGAACAATACCCGTAAAAGCAGCAAAGATACCAGTGCGCTCGTAGCCCTGTCAGTATGGGGGAAAGGCGATAACAGCTTCAGTCATACGCTGCTGCCTTATACGACTAACTTCACAGATCTTCATGCCAGTCTGCAGTACGTATCAGGGACCAACACTTTACAGGCCCTGATCACGACTACCAACAACCAGACCGCGAAAGCACCCGTACCTGCCGCTTACATCAACTACCTGGACGGCGGCACACTGGCCCTGAACAGTTATACTGCGCTGCACAGTGATAAGATCACTGCTTTTGCACAGGAGAAAATGAAGTATACCAGTCCTTACAACGGACAGCCACAGGCCCTGATCGCACATGCAGACGGCAGCAGTACAGTACTGATGGAATCTATGTCTGTTTTTGCTTCTGCCGGCAGCAATTCCTGGAATAAAATGCATACTAACCTGAATGATATCGGGGTGACCGAACTGGACGCGCGTGGCCGCGAACAATCAGGCTACGGACTGGTTAAAATGCAGGTAGCAAACGGTACTTATGAGCCGCTTTATTTTCAGCGCAGAAAGAAAGGTCAGTGGATCTTCCGCAACCGTATCCAGGTGCTGAATACTACGCCTTACCTGTCATATGATTACCTGCCAACCGCCAAAGCAACTTACATCATCTTCAACGATTATCTCGCTTACCTGGACCAGGGTGGTACCTTTACCGATAAGAAGCCGATGCGCTATCTGGCAGAAGCAAATACCGTATGTTACAGATGTACGCCAACTGGTCAGGAAAGACTTTTCCTGTTTGGTACACCTGAGACTTTCAAAGGATACTATTGTATGCTTGGTGCATCAGATTTCGATCAAAAGAAAGGCACTTATGCAACGTTGATGATCACCCGGAAAGGAGAGAATAAGAGTGCTTGTGTAGCGTGGGTGAAATTTTAATAAATTAGGAATTAGGAATTAGGAATCTATAGTGTCCGGTTAAAATTGGGATTACCCCTTTATTCCTTTCAAACTCAATATAGATGGGAGGGGCTTACTGCTATTATAAAAGCAAGCCCCCCCTCTTTTTTTAAAAGGAGAATAATTTCAATTGCAGGTTTATCTGATCTGGCCCCTTATTATGCTGTAAAAGTGCATACTCGGGTTCTGCCAGAAAATTCATTAGGTGGATATAAGTGTAAAGATGTAACCTTAGAAAGCCAGTTAGGTTACTAAAAGACCATTTTTTACTCCCTTTCTCTGTCAGCTTGTCTTTTACGATCTTTGTCAGTAAATCCTTTATTAGCGTGCACCAGAGCTGTATACTTATAGCATTCTTGTTTTCACCTAAAAAATTGTTTAATTGAGAGTTCTGCTTAATTCTTTTAAAAAGCATTTCGATTGCCCATCGCTTTTGATACAATTTCCTGATCGTTGTCGGCGTATAAGTAAAATTGTTTGTTAACAGATGTATTTTCTTTTTTGTATTTCTATCGTAAATGCTGATTACACGCGCCGTCTGTACAGGACTTTTCTCCTCTGTTAGAGGGTTACCTAGTTGAATAACCCAATCTTTTAAGATACCTTTTCTTTTATGGAGTATTTTTAATCTGTTTCGTGTCAATAATTTTATTTTCATACTCTTGGTTACACGAGTTACCCACGTGATCTCTTTTTCAGTCCATTCCTTCATGAGTTTATAGTTCACATAAGCTCTATCCATGGCTATTATAGAACCTGGCAAGAGCTCTAACTGTGGCATAATGATTCTATCATTTTTGGCAGCTTCCGTCAGAATAGTAAAGCTTGGTAGTTCTGTTTTGGCCGTCATCAATACGTGCGCCTTTATTCCTCCCTTCTTTCTGCCGTCCATTCTAATTACACCTGCCCCCTTCATTACATTAGAAAATAGGCTGACCGTCGTCGAGTCCACTATGAATAACCGGTCAACCAACGATTTTCTCTTTCGGCTGTCCGGGGAAAACGCTTGATAATGATGGTTATATAGACGATGATAGAGCTTTTCAAAAAACGCCACCGGACGCGTCCTGTTAGCATCGGAAATAGTGCTTCGACGCGGGGTATGTTTAATGCCCAAATGGTGAAGCCGATGCTGGTTGGCTAACAATCCTGTATGAAGCTCTCGTAATGAAGTACACTGATGAAAACTACTAAATAGCATTGTTACCAAATGGTCAAAAGCCTTAAAATGCTTATAATAGTAATCTGCGTTTGTCTCTCTACAGACTTTATCTATCAACGTGGTTGGTATAAAAGAAAGTAGTTGATTAAAAATCGGCTGTCCGGAAAAAAATTTACTTTTGCTCATAAGTAAGTTCTAGTGTGGTAACTTAAACTTACTGAAAAAGGAGGCCTCGGCCTCCTTTTTTTATGACTTAATCCCATATTTTTACCGGACACTATAGAATTAGGAATTAAGAATTAGGAATTAAGAATTAGGAATTTCCTGGAGAAGGGTGTTTCATGGGTGATGAAGACTTCAATCGTTACAGGGCTAACCAATTCTTAATTCCTAATTGATAATTCCTAATTTCTCTACTAAACTTGTAGGTTATTTTCGTATTTTCAGTGAATAACCTACAAATCTTATGGCACGCATTAACCCACTTTCCCCGCAAGCAACCCCTGTTTCCTTACAATCAGCCTATACGCTGCATACTACTACCTGGAACGCACGTATTACAAATATGAAAGCCACGCTGGGGCATTCCCAGACTGCTTTTGAAGTATATATGGAATGGTACCGCTTATAT contains the following coding sequences:
- a CDS encoding hybrid sensor histidine kinase/response regulator, yielding MGIFRAITLTGADNIELNERSRIIKVNILACVTGVMAFFFGTLFYIISGKLSIFLGTLVEGSACFYVIYLNKQRKYDISAFYLQMIHNAATLYFGCILANVVEASLLAIFLIGTSLLIVKDKLFRTTCIVVALITLVLLEVNRFSGIIPPYDFNPLTHVVIHYSAIMVIVSLNILIIMFYVKHNDALLKAQQQHAENLEQQVQNRTGELEKANHYKSIFLRETNHEIRVPLNAIHSISQLLLMDAERNNDTAYIKHAEHLCAASHQALDVINNVLELSRIEAGKLHEVHNEAFAIRDLLENIVGTGQYIAKTKGVRIVLDYNRRQLPSHLVSDKIKLTQIINNLLFNAVKFTANNSTVTLSANVENDQCRISVRDQGAGISSEKIAPIFDPFITEWNSFSGGTGLGLHIAQHLATLLGGMISVESVVGIGTIFSFNFPLQACAMPVQTALEETRADESLYAGVKVMIIEDDDMSRIYLTKYLSRLGCEVASSGTGMESLELLQHFIPDIILADRHLPDMDAEEILTYVRSAALLQRVPVIVISGDVFEEDKVATLEAGATAYLIKPIDFKLLNITLSKYLNSPALL
- a CDS encoding IS4 family transposase → MSKSKFFSGQPIFNQLLSFIPTTLIDKVCRETNADYYYKHFKAFDHLVTMLFSSFHQCTSLRELHTGLLANQHRLHHLGIKHTPRRSTISDANRTRPVAFFEKLYHRLYNHHYQAFSPDSRKRKSLVDRLFIVDSTTVSLFSNVMKGAGVIRMDGRKKGGIKAHVLMTAKTELPSFTILTEAAKNDRIIMPQLELLPGSIIAMDRAYVNYKLMKEWTEKEITWVTRVTKSMKIKLLTRNRLKILHKRKGILKDWVIQLGNPLTEEKSPVQTARVISIYDRNTKKKIHLLTNNFTYTPTTIRKLYQKRWAIEMLFKRIKQNSQLNNFLGENKNAISIQLWCTLIKDLLTKIVKDKLTEKGSKKWSFSNLTGFLRLHLYTYIHLMNFLAEPEYALLQHNKGPDQINLQLKLFSF
- a CDS encoding M1 family metallopeptidase, producing MTINKILLCSGVLLASLGNVAVGQTATSKYDQHEVFGPLFYPANGNEYRSASGAPGHKYWQNRADYTINVVLDTASHRIDGSVAITYKNSSPDKLPFVWLQMDQNIYKEDSRGAATSVVTGGRFANRSYTEGYKIKSVSVAIGGKKTEVKYTVTDTRMQVILPEALKAEGGVAKIYVDYAYEVPQYGTDRTGRLKTKYGWVYEIAQWYPRMEVYDDVLGWNSIPYQGAAEFYLEYGDFDYTVTAPAGMVVAGSGALVNEAQVLTAKQQAQLAKARNSDQTVMIKDSAEVAAAKPGTGMQSWHFQCKNARDVSWAASTAFIWDAARINLPSGKKCLAQSVYPVESIQTSNGWQRSTEYVKGSIEFYSKQWFEYTYPVATNVAGIVGGMEYPGIVFCSYRSTGGGLWGVTDHEFGHNWFPMIVGSNERKYAWMDEGFNTFINDGSSKAFNNGEYYQKQQGQSMGRAMSGDPIMSTPDVIQSSYLGIAAYYKPSMGLMILRDYILGKERFEYAFRTYIDRWAFKHPTPWDFFRTMENVAGEDLSWFWRGWYLNSWKLDQAVKDVKYVSNDPSKGALITVENLEQMALPVILAITDSKGKTDTVKLPAEVWQRGGTWTFKFESDSKLTKVVIDPDKAFPDVDPSNNVWSGSSKKAPAGLTANEVLKKYLQAIGGTDKIQAIKDQTISATGSVQGTDIKMTKKIKSPNKYLLDVFIPMMNVHASKLIINGDSITAIQMGTPVPLDAAAKERVKANMVLIPELDYLKGGVDMQLSPEIVTDDNGKDNYLVTVKEDETTRTELYYDVATGLLSKKISYNGDQITGAIETSEYKEVGGVKFPFLLKNTISGQQVDFKVDDIKVNSGLTDADFK